In Dama dama isolate Ldn47 chromosome 10, ASM3311817v1, whole genome shotgun sequence, the sequence CAGCAGACCAGAGAGCCATGCAGCCCAGGACACGGTGTCCTGAAAGAGGTGGGGCCGTGGCCTTCCCTGGACCCCAGACGCCGTGGCCCTTGTCCTCCGCACAGACCCTGCTCTGCCTGCTCATTGAGGGTTGCCACAGGCCTCCATGCTGGCACCCCCATGTGTGGGGACCACAGCCTCCCCTCTGCCAGGGCATGTGTGCCCGCCTCCCTCGGCCATGCCTGCGATGGCCACTGAGCTGACACTGAGGACCCCCCGCGGGCAGTGAGGGATCAGAAAGACCCTGGCCCCGCAGGGGGAGCAGGGCCCACCAGGTGCAGAGGGGCGCCTTCTGAAGACAGGCCCGGGGAACTGCCTCCTGTTGGGGAGGCGTCCTCGTTGGTCAGTCACAGGGAAGCTCTGTTCCCTGAGCCTgggaccccacccccagccctgtccAGGGAGGAACCCCGAAATGAGCAGGGCAGCCCGGGTCTCTGAGGCCTTCAGACACTGACCCGGCATCAGCCGCTGTCCCGGGGAGAGTGTGGGGTCACTAGGGGGTGGGCCTGACTGAGTGAAAGGTGAACCCACCTCAGGAGTCCTGGGAGCTGAGCAGAGAGGCCTTGTGCACGGCCCCCTGCCCCTGAGTGGGGGTCACCTTGCCGCCACAGAGCTGAGACTCGGCTTCACCTGCAGTGGTGACGGGTCAGGGCCAGCAGCCGCGGGTGGCTGAGGCAGGTGACGCTGCTTATGGGTCCCTTGAAGTACCACGAGCACTGATGTGCCGGTTGTGGGTGAGACCTCTCTGGCTGTGGCCTGGCAGCCAGCTGCAGAAACCGCCCTGTTGTCTGGGCTCAGCTGGTCTCTTGCTTTCTGCAGGACGAAACAGGTGCCTACTTAATCGACAGAGACCCCACCTACTTCGGGCCCGTGCTGAACTACCTGAGACACGGGAAGCTGGTCATAAACAAAGACCTGGCCGAGGAAGGTGAGtcggagggggaggggcaggcggTGGGGGCCCTCCAGCCCCGGGAGTGGAGCCCCGCTCCTTCCCCAGCTCACTCCCTGTCCTTCGGGGAGGGGAACTCTGGCCCGGGGTTCACTGCTCTCCGGGGGTCCTGGCTGACACAGCCTGGGGGCCACATACCTCCTGGGGTCCCCGGGGTCAGCCACCCTGGGTCTGCTCCCCTCCGGGGCAGCCTGGTCACCCGCTCTGCGTTCTGCCTGCGTCTGCAGATGCCGGCCATGCTCCGGCTCCCAGCGTGGAGCCGGGTGTCCTGAGAGCCCAGGGCTCGGCCCTGTTTTGCTTGTTGAGCTGCGCCCACTCCCTCCTTCATTCTGGCCCGTCTTGCTCCTGCGACCAACCTGTCTGCATCTTTTTCTGCAGCATCTGTTAAGTGCATACAcgtgtgttttgtgtgttttatttgtgCATGGGCCTTGGGTTCACTGTGGGGCAGAGACACAGCATTTATTTGATCTGGtggaaatcagtttttttttatcCTAGGGGTATTGGAGGAAGCAGAATTTTACAATATCACCTCACTAATAAAACTTGTCAAGGACAAAATTAGAGAGCGAGACAGCAAAACATCACAGGTGAGATGGGCGACTGGCACCAGAACCTTCCAAGCCCTGCTTGGCGACGAGGCTTGCTCCCCTCTCCCAGCCGACCAGTTCCCCTGGAGCTGTCCTGGGGCCCTGCCTTGCCCTCCAGGCGCCTCTCACAGTGCCTGCCAGCTGGTGCCCTGGCCGGCAAGGAGGGGTGGAGGAAGAGCGAGAGGCCTCCGTGGGTCTGTGTGTGTAGCCATCATCTCGGGGCGGACGTTGCAGGCAGAGCTCCGCAAATGCGAAGGTCCTGTGGTGGCCAAGTCCTTGGCCCATTTGGAAGGCTAGCGGGGAGCCTGGGGGAGCTGGCGGTGGGCTGGCGCTGACGGGGACGGGGGTGTAGGCAGAGCAAGCTTGGCTCTGATCAGGAAGGAAGGGCTCAGTGGACAGCTCTTGATGCTGACCTTGTCCTAAGGGTATGGAGTCCGCGTGGGATCTGTTTGCATTGTGGCCACAGTCAGCAGTGCCAAAGCCGGTGTGGGCACTCCGCTACCTGTTGGGCTGGTGCGTTTTGAGGCAGCTGTCTGGCACCGTGCCTGAGGCAGGCTCCTGAGGGTCTCGGCAGTGGTTCTGTCGTGGTGCCAGCTCTGCAGTGGCTGCAGTAAGGCCCCTGCCCGGGGCCACTGTGCGCGCCTTCCCTGAGCGCCCGTGTTCCTGACTAAGCATCTCTGCCGTCTCACCGCCCTGCCACTGCCTTCCAAGCCGGGCTTCTCCCCGGGGGTCTGCAGGCCCGGGGCTGGCCCTCCTGGCCTCTCTGAAGAGCTTGCTGACCATCAGCTGCTCCAGGTGGCTGGTCAGGGGCCAGGGGAGGGCAGGTGATGGCGGCCACAGGCTCCTCAGTCATCTCTGGCCAGTGTGCGACCTCGCTCCCCGCTGCCAGCCCGCTCGGAGACAAAGCCTGTGACTGGGCCAGCCTTGTCCTCTGTGCCCATGGGGATGTGGGAGAGGCCCCCACGGGCAGGGCAGCACTCTGCGCCCTCCGTGTGTCCCAGGTGAGGGCTCTTGGGCCATATGGGGACCGGAGCACTGAGGCTGTgaccctgtccctggggcagcctcagggcagagctCTGGCCGTGTGGCCTGGCCCGGGAGCGGAGCTGGGTGGAGTTTGGGGTGGGCGTGGGCGGACGGGAAGGCCCATGGGCTCCTGTCCAGCCGTGTGCTCCGCTGAGCACTGTTTTCCGAGGGTGGGCCTGGGTTGGTCCTGCCTGGCACTGCCGCTGGGTCAGACCTTGGTGAGGCTCCCCAGGGTGCTGGGGGTGCTGCCCCTGTGCATTCGCATCCAGCCACAGGTGCTCTTGGGGTTTCAGGAACATGACtcattttattttggaatttaGAAGTAGAAATATTTTTGGAGGTGGATGGGGAAGCAGGGCACGGCAGCTGTTCCAgcatgtttgttttgctttgtggaTACCTTTGGGGTTCCTATGGGCGTCATGACCTGGGCTGAGAGGCGGGGGACCCCGTGGCTGTCCCCGGCGTGGCCCCCACAGGAACGCTCACCCGTGGCTGCTCCCAGGTGCCGGTGAAGCACGTGTACCGTGTCCTGCAGTGTCAGGAGGAGGAGCTCACACAGATGGTCTCCACCATGTCCGACGGCTGGAAGTTCGAGCAGGTAATGGCCTCTGAGCCCACGGGGCGGTGAAGCTTCTGATTACCAAGGCCCTGCCTGGTGCTCAGGGCAGCTGGCCCCGGGGACCAGTAATGAGGCGTCGGGTGGCCTGCGGTTCCTGGAAGCTTGGTCCCCGGTGTGTCCCCCACGCCTCTCACCAGCAGCAGCCTGTGCCAGGCCAGGCTGTATCACCCATGGGCGCGGGGCACGGGGCTGAGGGCAGCAGGAGTTGTGTCTTAGGGTCCCACTGCGCAGTCTTCACTCCACAGTTATCTTTCCTAGTCCAGTCGCTTCTTTGTGGTACGACTGTTCCCTGGGCTTCTCTGTGGCATCTctacatgtgtgcgtgtgtttgtgtgtgtatacgtgtacGTGTGTGTCCTTGAGTATAGAcgtgtgtgcgtctgtgtgtgcgtgtgattgtgtatgtacttgtgtgtgtacatatatctgTGTCCTtgtgtatatacgtgtgtgtgtgtctacatatTTTTGTACGCGTGTGTTctcatgcatatacatgtgtgcttgtgtgtgtacatgtgtgtggttgtgtgccatgtgtacgtgtgtgcatgtatgtatgcatgcatgtatctgtgtgcgtgtgtatctATGTGCACGTGTGTATCTATGTGTgcgtatgtgtatatgtgtacacatacggtgtgtgtgcatgtgtgtatctgtgtctgcgtgtgtgtgtatctgcttGTGCGTATGCATGTATATCTGTGTGTAcgcgtgtgcacgtgtgtgtcggtgtgtgtgcatatgtgtatctctgtgtgtgtgtgtatgtttgtgtgtatctgtgtgtgtgtccgtccgtgtgtatataggtgtgtgtgtatatctgtgtgtgtgtgtgtgtccaccacCCACTGGCCTGTGTCCGCTTCGGCCCCCCAGGCCCTTGGTGCTGCTTTTGGCACCAGGGCCCTTCCTGGGGGGGTGCTGCCCAGAGGGCTCCTGCCCAGTCCTGCCCGTGACTGAGCAGCGCTGCTGACTCTGGCCTGACCCAGCCGCTTGCTTCCTCAGCGGCGCCCCAGCAGGACCACAGGGAGAAGGGCCGAGAGCAGAGTCTCTTCTGCCCGCCTGCCCACTGCCCCGTCCAGGGCGCTCTTGACAGTCCCGCGGGCACACTGCCCCCTGTCCCAGGGGCCTGCAGCCCGTTGGGGGCCTCTGCCCGCGGCCAGGGTGTCCTGTGAGTGGGCGGCGCCCCACAAGATTAGTGTCCCTGTCCATGTGTCTCAGGCTGATACTCTGAGGTTTAACCTCACGACCCCATGACCCCGCTGGCCCTCTGGCTCCTGACAGTGTCCCCTGGAGCAGACTGCCAAGGGGAGAAATTGCAGGGCTCCTCCCGGCATCTCTCCTGGTTAAGGCGACCCCTTTTAGGGGTGTTTGAAATAATCACATTGTCCTTGGCGCTCCTGTGAGTCGTCATGAAAGGGGCCGGCTCGGCCCTCCTTGGCCAGCAGCCCTGGAGCGAGGAAGCCCCAGCCTGGCTTCCCTGCGGGGTCTCGCCCTCACGTGTGCTCACGCACCTGTGCTCTGGCCCATGCTCATAGGCAGGACAGAGCACTGTGGCCCCCTCCTGCTCCTGGGCCTGGCTCCAAGGCGTCCCCCAGTGCCCTGCCTGCTCGGTGCCGGCTCCAGCACCATGCTCCCCTCCCTTTCACTGCTTGTCCCCTGTGGGCCCAGCCAGGACCCCCGAGAGGAGCTAGACACGtggcacacgtgtgtgtgtgcgtgtgtgtgtgtgtgcgcgcgcgcgcgcacaagCACGCGTGCATCTGAGCCTGAGCCCAGGTGTTTGGAGACTGTGTTTTCAGCAAGTTCATAAAAAGTCTCTCGACTGAACCCTGTCCCTGGCTTCTCTGGCTGGGTGTCTCTGAAGGCTTCCCTCCCGGTGGGGCTGGTCCTGAGCTGGGGGGTGGCTGTTGACCTACATCCCACTGGCCCTCTCTCCCCCAGCTGGTCAGCATCGGCTCCTCCTACAACTATGGCAGCGAGGACCAGGCCGAGTTCCTGTGTGTGGTCTCCAAGGAGCTGCACAACTCGCCGCACGGCCCCGCCAGCGAGCCCAGCGAGAAGGCCAAGGTGGGTGCGCCGTGCCCTCCGCCCGTGGGGCTGGCTCCCTCCTTCCCGCGTCGCCGCTCACCGTCATCCCTGCTCTGCGGCCTTGCGGGCTTCCCAGCCGCCCGCTCGCCCTGTGCATCTGCTCTGTCGTTCCTCACTCACCCTGGGCGTGTCGGGAACAAAACTCAGGAACGGAGGGTGCAGACGTCCCTGGGCCGTGGGGCATGGGATCACTGGACACCcaggcccccacccctgcccacagGCCTGCTCCTGAAAGTGCCCTCCTTGGTGGGAGCTGCCCTTCTGAGTGATGTTTTCCTGGGGACGGGACGTTGAGGCTGGAGGGCAGGGCCTCCATCACCTGTGTGGGGGTAGACGGAGCAGATCTGGTGGGTGTGTGATTCTCTGATTCCACGGAGCGC encodes:
- the KCTD5 gene encoding BTB/POZ domain-containing protein KCTD5 isoform X2 translates to MAENHCELLPPAPGGLGAGLGGGLCRRCSAGLGALAQRPGSVSKWVRLNVGGTYFLTTRQTLCRDPKSFLYRLCQADPDLDSDKDETGAYLIDRDPTYFGPVLNYLRHGKLVINKDLAEEGVLEEAEFYNITSLIKLVKDKIRERDSKTSQVPVKHVYRVLQCQEEELTQMVSTMSDGWKFEQLVSIGSSYNYGSEDQAEFLCVVSKELHNSPHGPASEPSEKAKILQERGSRM
- the KCTD5 gene encoding BTB/POZ domain-containing protein KCTD5 isoform X1, producing MAENHCELLPPAPGGLGAGLGGGLCRRCSAGLGALAQRPGSVSKWVRLNVGGTYFLTTRQTLCRDPKSFLYRLCQADPDLDSDKDETGAYLIDRDPTYFGPVLNYLRHGKLVINKDLAEEGVLEEAEFYNITSLIKLVKDKIRERDSKTSQVPVKHVYRVLQCQEEELTQMVSTMSDGWKFEQLVSIGSSYNYGSEDQAEFLCVVSKELHNSPHGPASEPSEKAKSDDEDTGPGDSDSD